A window of Macrotis lagotis isolate mMagLag1 chromosome 1, bilby.v1.9.chrom.fasta, whole genome shotgun sequence genomic DNA:
tccctgaacTCCTCgactctctcctcctccttctatctttacttctagatttttctggtgttcctttcctttctttgctcctTGATCTCACTCTTCTCCTTGATTCCCTCTCTCTGTTCCTATAGTACTCTTTACTCCTACTACGGTCTCGGTCTTTGCTTCTAGATCTggctcttcttcctttctccctgctTCTGCTTCGCTCCCTTGTCCGGCTATTAGAGCTGTGTTTTCCTTTGGTCACATCCCGTTCTCTACTCTTTGACTTGGCCCTTTTATCCTTGTCTTTACTTCTGCTATGGtcatgttcattattttttgaaCCTGCTCGCTTAGACCTCTCTCTACTCCTGCTCTTTTCCCGTTCTTTGCCTCGAGAATCAgaatgtttctctttttcttttgctttttcatctttctctttgcttcttgatctcattcttttttcttcatgcCTGTTATGCTTCGAatctctttctttactttttgacTTCTCTTTGCTTTTACTCCTGCTTTTAGATTTGgcccttttctttgttttgcttttattgtatttgtcatctttctctgaatttctccttGTGTCCCTATCTTTACTGGTGGATTTatgatcttttgttttcttttccttttcaccttTTCTATTTGGACTTTCTGATACATGTCTAtgttcagatatttttctttcttttcctctcgctggacttttttgattttcttttttattttcatttaattcactcctataaaagaaaaaaattaaagagttttAGGAAGTTCTCTATTAGGAAGAATAAATTCAGTGTCAGCTTCTAGGATTACACAACTTTAGTGAGAgccaatttcattattttaagggATATAAAGAACTGCAAGCAcaatgaaaattaatattttaaatgaaagttcTTTGTCATAATACAatgcaaatgaaataattctttatagttataagatgaaattttaaatctTACTTATCCCCTTTGATCCACCTTTCACCACTGGACACCCTCATTCTTTGAGCTCTCTGCATCTCTTGTCTCCAATGTGGAGGGGTCTCACTACGCCTGAATCGATCCCGTGATCTAGATCTGGAAGGTGTTCGATAGcgcttaggaaaaaaaaagtgaaaaattttcaaatacaCTAAAAATGACAATCAAAAGGGTTTTCATGTTCAAGTAAATACTTCTTTCATATACTATTACTCTCAAAAAAAGTCAGAATGCCCTCCCTGAAATAAAGCTGACTAAAGAAAGTCCAAAAAACCAAGTCCCGAGTGTGTTTAAAACAGGACAATAATCAGCTGATGCCTTAAATTGTCCTCTAtatcaaaacaaaactaaaaaagttCTAGAGTTCTAGGTTCATAATGGAGTTCCTGGGATAACTTTAGACTGAAATGTATTATTCAGTATATCAGAGTCTGAAGTACTACATAGTACTATATAGCTTAAGAGAAATTTGGATAGCTAAAACTTCCACAAAACCAAGCAAAGAACTGTTCTCAAATTTTAAGTTACTAATCAATTAAACACATAATTTGTataaatgtttcataaattttcatttttgttctgatacaaataaaaaacccaaaacattttttaaaaaaagacagaattacAACTTAGCAAGTCATACAACTATGTCTGTTTATACAGTTTTTATGTGCCATATAAAGAATATCTTGCcacataataaaaattaaggaaggaggaaaaaaatgccaagaaaattcctttgaaaaaaaaaccccacttacCCTTGGTcctcttcctttaatttttcttccagaTCTGGTGACTAGAAGTCGCCTTTGATATGAAGAGGACTGGGAGTTAGATGGATtactagaaataaaaaggaaattgaaaagcactatttaataaaaaataattttaatttaagtaTATCTTACTTGatctataataaaataatttactttattcttaaaaactttcaatttaaaataatcatttggtaataacttcatttttattaGCTGCTGAAGGAATAGGAGCTATTagagaaaaatagcaacaatGTACTATTATTCAGCAGatacattaaaggaaaaaaaatcatcttgatTCTATTTCTGACCAACTAATGATGGCAAGTCATAGAATTCAAAACCCCTGGATTGAAAGACTTTGGAGTTCATCTAAATCAAATTATTAAGTGATGCAAGAATCCGATCTGCAACATCTCTGACAAATGACCATTTGACTACTCccaaaagtaaaggaaataacAAAGCTGGATGTGGACTCAGACAACTTGGATTTAAATACGTGCTCAATTATTTAACACTTGGTGTCCTTAAGCAAATCATATAACCTTACAGAATCtgttttctataaattaaaattaacaacAGAGTTCATCTGATCACTAAAgtcctttgaaaataaaaattgaatatcctataaattaaataaaattttcaaagcttaaaaaaatcagaatatgaTTTTATTACATTCAAATGCACAATTTTCCACTATCTCTTTTCTGTCTCAACAGACCCTCTTCCTCAAAGTTCAGATAAGTAGGGATTTTCTTAAAGGATCTATTCTTAGTCTTCTtgtctttcaatattttctttctttgagagCTCCTTTGTTTCAGATTTCATATTGATGCACATACCACACAAATCTGTCTCTAGCCCTGATGGCCCCTGTCCCTCTTCCTGGGTCCCATTTCTACTTCTTTTAGATGTCCTATCAACATCTCAAATCCAATATATCCAATATATCTTCATGCCCACTAAATCCCTCAGTTCTATTTATCTGTTGAAAATGGTTTTGAATTAGtcaaaaattgtttaattttaggGCTGAAAGGAACATCAGAGATAATGAACTCCCAATCTTTTTTCCATAGATAAGGGAAAAGTAGcaatagtttatatagtacttCCATCACCCTAATTTAGATCCTAACTCTCAGGTTCctaactcatcttcctaaatgtGATCCTATATTTTTCTACCTGCAAATATCCAATACAGtgtctggattttttttccaaaaagagctttgataatttcattttcctaaaaacTCTATAACTTCCCAATGCCTAATGAATCACATTTtgatctatttatcttttttggttttgcaaggtaatggttggttaagtgacttgcccaaggtcacacagccaggcaattattaagtgtctgaggctgaatttgaactcaggtcctcctgattccagagccagtgctctatcaattgtaccacctagcagcccaatCATGAGCACTTTAAAGGAAGGAATCATATCTTCATCATTCAACACTTTACAGCAGAGTGCCTTATTTATCTTAAGTACTCAATagttatttattgaattgaaaaatataGCCTACTAGAGAGTTAGGAAACATTCATTAAAGAATGATTTACAATCATCTTTACATACCCAAATacgttttaaaaaataaacacacacattgACAACTCTTGTGGTCAAGGTATTTTTAtggtaaggcattggggttaagtgacatgtccaaggtcacacagctagtatcaagtttctgaggccaaatttgaactcgtcctcttgactctaggataACTGCTCTACCCACtctgccatctagttgcccccagaATTCAATCTCATGAGCAGTAAATTAAGGCTTACCTAAAACCTTATTTCTaagcataataataatacaagTTAATGTTTTTAAGTTCTTTTACAAGTAATTAAAAAGTAATAACCAGTACTTTGGAATTTCTTGTtagaaaccttttttaaaaaaatccagctGGAAAGCTAGGATACTGTCTCTAATACTGATTTCCATAATAAAAAAAGGATATATTCCATAAACATCTACTCaccactctctttctttctccctttctctattctttctctctttctcatctacTTTAGGAGGACTTTTTCTCATTAGGAACCTGTTTTCAGGAATAGGAGGTATTTCTTCTGGACGGACAGTAGACTGTGGTTGTGCTTCAGGGCTTTCATCTTCACTCTCAGTAGAGGAACTTAATTAAAAGACGGAAAcatatacacaacacacacagaaGCTGGATGTGCTAAACAGTATTAGTCAAGTTACTGTTGTTGCCATTGTAATGTAATGACTATCAAAAATCCTGAAATTATAACAtactaggaaaaaaatcacttctccCCCCATCATAAAATATCCTAAATTCTGGCatactattattttaaataagatttttcccattgtctttctttctttattggtttttgcaagggaatgcagttaagagacttgcccaaggtcatacagctaggcaattattacgcGTCAGGCCAAATTTTAAGTCAGGTCCTCTTgtctctaaggccagtgctctattgactgtgacacctagctggcCCCCTCACTGGCTTTCAGCTTCAATTCCTTTGTgctccatctttctctctctctctctctctctctctcttttgttttaggtttgcgcaaggcaaatggggttaagtggcttgcccaaggccacacagctaggtaattattaagtgtctgagactggatttgaacccaggtactcctgactccagggccggtgctttttccactgcatcATTTTAGGCACCCTTGTGCTTCATTTCTAAAGCAATAAGTTGATTGTTTTCAAGTTCaacatattttcatttcacattgtaaaaattttgcaaatattttagaCCAAATTTAAAGAGgaacattagagaaagaaagcaagaaggaaGATTGTTTCTTACAGTTAGTACttggagaaacagaaagagaaatcattcAAAATTAGAAGACCTAgagtcaggtcttctgactcacaCTGTGTGAGCCTGCATAAGTCACCTAATGTCTCGGACAGCTACGCTATAGTTTGCAGTGAAGGTGCTGATGTGAATTAGTAGAGGGAGTTTTATCATCCAGGATCTCTCTATATATGAATGAAACCACAAAATACAGTCACTATCCCCATTACAACCACagatgaaataagaaataagagtaTAACATTTCCTGACAGATGATGGACTCAAGATgcaaaatgagacatacattttctgGCTATGAATGATAACAGAacttttgcttgattatgcatattgTTATAAGTGTGTCCCTCACTCTACtggaaaggaaaataggaagagcaaggaaatgcttgttaatggaaaaaaaattgtaataatgAAGGGAACAAACAATATGGCTATGGAAATTAACAGGACTAACCCTTAAATCTTTCCCAATCTCCCAAATTTATTAGGATCCAAGTATAAAACTCCACAAAATCAGGAACCTAGAAACtagataggaaagaaagaatcATGTTGTACTAAAAAGATAATTCTGAGTTCCAGTCTTAATTTTGATTTTGCTACATGTAGTGTGGCCCTGGATAAGCCATTTCTTCTCTTTGAACTTCACTTACTTTTAAGTGTTGTTTTAAGAAGACATGGATTATATGATttgtagaaaatgaaaattaatatctcAAAATTTAAGTCTTTAGACATCTCagtaatgttaaaaattataatttcgTGTCATGCAGAGAAATTACtaggaaaattatatttccttATATGATTCTAAGAATAAAAACATGTATTTTCTGAAATAAAAGGGAAACATGGCATTAAGTTATCAATCTATTTTAATCAGTTTCTGAAGGGAATCTGAGTTATATGATGCTGACTAAAAATAGCAAAAGACTaaccttttcttgcttttctttttcttcttcttttccttcttatgcTTTCGAGACTTTCggtgtttcttttttctttttttggatttttcttcaGAAGCACTTTCCGAATCAGAAGAAGAATCAGAGGACTGAGACTCACTTGAACTATCTGAATCACTGGATGAAGATGATGActtatgtcttttcttttcttccttcttggcTTTAAtcaaatatgatgaaatattctggttaaattttatagaaataaaagcaaaaactcaCAGAtcctacaaatacaaaaaaagtccATTTAATCTACTTATCTTTATACATTCCTGCAGATAATAAGTTAGAGAAATCTTAACAGAAATGAAAAGTTATTTTGTTCTATATCATGCTACAAGTTAGCAATCAAATCAGGGAAAAACCTAAATCTTGAGTCATAGGCAAGTCTACTACCGAATTACAATTATCCCAACCAGCACCTAAGCTTTAACACTgttacttaaaaattattaaattttttttgagaaaccTGAAAGAAAAAGTCATACATATTTGAAACAATGTGTCAGCACACAACTCTAGTTTTAATCCTTCACTTAAAACGTGAACTTTGGACAAGTGTCAATCAATatagacaaatatttattgacatgTACTATTTTAAGAGTCTCTGACTCAATTATTCTGCTTTATAAATCTGCCTTACCCTGCTTATTTATTTCCTAGACGATCAAATAAGAtacaaaaagaatatgaaaaaactaTGAAGATGCTATTAGTATATgttgttttccattttcaaatGCTATAAATGTCTAAGAGGGATTAAATTACTACTACAGAAGTTCTTATAACTTCTGCTAAAGAGTAAGCAAATAAGCATAATTCTTACTGATAGCCTAGATTACATTTAAAAGAtactatgggcagctaggtggtgcagtggaaaaagcaccggccctggagtcaggagtacctgggttcaaatccagtctcagacacttaataattacctagctgtgtggccttgggcaagccacttaaccccattgccttgcaaaaaaactaaaacaaacaaacaaaaaaaccctaaaaaaaaaaggatactaTAAAGTGGTACTTCAAGGCATTTTGGGGGCCAAGAAAAAAGTAaccaacaaaaacatttttagaaaatgttatttatgtACATAAACTGAGCTGGAAATCTAAAAAgagggcaaaaaaaatgattaaaatatgcaaatttaGTATTAAACGATCCATATGACCAAAATAACATATCTAGAAAAGTACGTTTCATGTTTATAAAACTGGACTCATAATtctataaaattaagattttagataatcaattctattcaacaaaattttattttgttacatatgAATCACTtaaaaaaaggggtggggggcctctttttgctttataaaaattcctgtaaaatccttaaaaatactAAGTTcctcatgaaaataaataaatttgaattataaataatttcatttataaaagcaatATGAACCTTGGTTATGTAAAGTCAATAAATACAACTAATTTTACTGTAAAGTATGTTACTGTAAAAGCTACCAAACATTAAGCAAAAATcccttgaaaaaaatgttattcaggATCAGCATCTCTGAGTTTGAAAAAAACCACAGGACTCAAGGAATACTTTTCTGTGTTGTTTAATATATGGGTTTCAGTTTAGGTGTCATTTTCCTCTGAAACTATAAAGGGGGGGGCAAGAAAAACTAGCACTACTAAGAGAATAGGTTCACATTCATTAAGAAAATGAAGAGTATTTGGAGGAACTCTGGAAGTGATGTCAAGAAATTTTATTGTAAAGTATGTTACTATAAGCTAGTATACactaagcaaaaaacaaaaaaacaaaaaaaacccgaATAAAAATGCTATTCAGGATCAGTATCTCTGTGAGtttgggggcagcaaggtggtacagtggatctctagagcactggccctggagtcagaaggacctgagttcaaatctagcctcagatacttagttatatggccttgggaaagtcccgtaaccccattgccttgggggggggaaagggtaaagaaaataaGTGAGATTTGGAGGACTACTGGAGTGGTAAAGCAACAGATAAGACCTTTTATTTCTAGGAAAAGTTAAGTTTGCAACAGAACTAAAATCTGAAATTTTTAATCATGAGCTgtatttaaattagaaaatttgacCCAAGtaaatcacctactatgtgctcaTCAGTGATTATCCTGAAATGGCTATGCAGATGAATATACAATTATACTAGGGTATAACTTTCAGGGGTTTATAATTTAGGTGGGATGATAAGATGAACACATATGAATCAATACTGAATAGCACAAAACAACATACTTTGTATTACATGTGACAAACTATAACAACCATAGGAatttagaagaggaaaacagtaTTTTCCTGAGGATATGGAAAAGCTTCCTGGATGGCTCTTATAAGTCTGATTTGGATAACTAGAAGGAAAAGGACAGGGCATTTCGTATTATTTACTAACATCAACTGAATTCAAGGAAGAAGAATATGAGAAAACATAAGAGCTCCTGGCAAAGCACCCATTTccaaaatgggaaaggaaatgtGATCCATAAAACAGCAtttggcttggagtcaggaaagcccTGGGTTCCAATGCTGCTtctaaaattaaacaaattacaATGAAgtgttatttaacctctctctctcaaggttgtttcctcatccttaaaatggggATACCACAAAACCTGGGTAACATTTAAGTCATAGTATGATAGAAGAACAGAGGACCCAGGTTCTTGTTCTGGGGTACTAGATGAAACATTTTACTTCTCTGGGCCTTATCTTTTCAATGTGTAAAATAAGGTCACTGGTCTATATAGTACTTTACATAAACTCTTAATAGTTGAAATGGCAATTCCACACACCTCCCCTAAAACCTGAGCATGTTATCTAATTGGGGCTTagtatatattcttttccttttcaaagagaGCTCAGTTTGGAGAACAGCTGCATTTCACCAGTACAACAGAGtgttaaacaatttttaaagggTTTTCCTCAAATCAAATTATGAGGAAGGTGGTGttaatcctcatttta
This region includes:
- the PPIG gene encoding peptidyl-prolyl cis-trans isomerase G, whose product is MGIKVQRPRCFFDIAINNLPAGRVVFELFSDVCPKTCENFRCLCTGEKGTGKSTQKPLHYKSCLFHRVVKDFMVQGGDFSEGNGRGGESIYGGFFEDESFAVKHNKEFLLSMANRGKDTNGSQFFITTKPTPHLDGHHVVFGQVISGQEVVREIENQKTDASSKPYAEVRILSCGELIPKSKAKKEEKKRHKSSSSSSDSDSSSESQSSDSSSDSESASEEKSKKRKKKHRKSRKHKKEKKKKKKSKKSSSTESEDESPEAQPQSTVRPEEIPPIPENRFLMRKSPPKVDEKERKNREREKERECNPSNSQSSSYQRRLLVTRSGRKIKGRGPRRYRTPSRSRSRDRFRRSETPPHWRQEMQRAQRMRVSSGERWIKGDKSELNENKKENQKSPARGKERKISEHRHVSESPNRKGEKEKKTKDHKSTSKDRDTRRNSEKDDKYNKSKTKKRAKSKSRSKSKEKSKSKERDSKHNRHEEKRMRSRSKEKDEKAKEKEKHSDSRGKEREKSRSRERSKRAGSKNNEHDHSRSKDKDKRAKSKSRERDVTKGKHSSNSRTRERSRSREKGRRARSRSKDRDRSRSKEYYRNRERESRRRVRSRSKERKGTPEKSRSKDRRRRRESRSSGREESQSRNKDKSKNQEKSSHKKENSESEKRHSRNHDNSSRDSSKEKKVDRDPSPNSRKQNSKDRELKSSTHKNKEEDKSRYSLEKEINQKSKSQERDHTRGKDHESSPGTDEDKSG